The DNA window TGTGTGCCCATTTGGGGTCCGTTACCTTTGGTAATGCGGGTAATACCGGTACAACGAAAGCCCAGTGTGGTTTATATTTAGCACCTTGTTTGATCCATTTCTCAATGAGTTTTACTTCAAAACTGCTGAGCGCCATATTACTAGTTGGCGGCGGCATGCGCATGGAAGTATCGGTGGTGCTGATGCGCTGGTACACTGCCGATGCCATGGGATTGCCGGGTACCAGCGCATGTGCGCCAGGGTCGTCTTTCAGTGCTTTGTAGGCGCTGTCGGCGATGTCGAGACGTAGTCCGGCTTCCCGCTTGTTAGCGTCGGGGCCATGACAGGCAAAACATTTATCGGAAAGGATTGGCCGGATGTGGAAGTTATAGTCCACTATCTCAGGCACCTTTTCAGACGACTGGTCCTGCGTATCCTGATGATTGCAGGCCGTAAAGATGGTGAGGATGCAGGCAGCAGCCTTTACATAACGTTGGAACATAATGTGGTTATCGATATACTATTGTTCACTATTGACCTGAATGATATTCCTCTTTCCGGGCTATAGGCGTGGTATGCCCGGTGCCGGGCATATCTATGCTATTTTGATTCTGATTGATGTTTTCTTTACTTTTCCTAGCTGACCAACAATTCGTTCATATGTATGAACATAAACAAATATAGTGTTTCTATTTACAAATCAAAGGGAAGAAATATATTTTTTTATGAACGGCGGGTCTGATGATTCTCTGCGCATAAATAACATATAATTATGTCAATATCCTTGTAGTATTATGCTGACTTCTGCCCGATATTTAAGGCTCTCTGCTTTACTTAATATATATCGCATGATATTGGTACATTTTCGATGGATAGTTTCCCGGAATATGATTTCCAGGTTTATTGTATGTTTTCTGTTTTTCCTGTCGGTCAGGTTGGTTGTTGGTGCGCAGGATAGGGCGGAGATGATTATCAGTCGTCATAAATCTGTGTTTAATGCTGTTCCTGTAAAAACACCCAATAATGTTGCAGTAGACGGTCCTCTTTTAGGTAATGGTTCCGGAGCTGCTGCTCTGGGCGGAGCTCCGGATCGTTTGTCGTTTTATCTGGCGAGGAACGATTTCTGGAGATTGAAGTCTGGATTCGATGAGTCATTTCCTGCATCTCTTGCCAGCCTGGTTATTCATATACCCTCCTTACAATCCGCGACCTATCATGTAGAGCAGGACTTTTATAATGCAGTAACCACCGGGGATTTTCTCAAAGGAGATACAGCATTGCATATGGTTGCCTGGATGGCTGCACAGCATGACTGGTTGATTATTGAGTTAAAGAATACCGGGCATACGATGCTCAGTGGTAGTATCGAATTGGTTTCACCAGAGAAGGGGGACCATAAGTTTGCAGACAGCATAACAAAAGGTGTTGGCCCTGATGGCATACTGTGGTTGAAGCGTGGCTTTTATGAGGATGTTGATATAAAGACCCGTGCCTGTGTTTCTTTTCGTGTAGTTGGAAGTACTTCAGGAAAGATAAGTCTTCAGCCTGGAGAATCCAGAACTATCATTTGCGCCAGTACATCGGGTTTCAAAGGTGATAAAGCTGTGGACAGGATGATGACGGAGCTACGGAAAATGAACCCCGAAGGTATCAGGGCTGCCGGAAAAAAGCATAAAGACTGGTGGCATAACTTCTGGCATCAAAGCTATGTTTCAATCAATGATAGTGTGGTGGAAGCTCAATACTACAGGTCGCAGTATACAATGGCTTCCTGTAGCCGCGATCCTAAATTTCCACCTGGGATTTTCGGAAGCTGGATCACACGCGAAATTCCAGCATGGAACGGCGATTACCATCTCAACTACAACTACATCGCTCCATTTTATGCATTGTATTCGAGCAATCATCTTCAGCAGGCCATTCCCTATGAAGCGCCGCTGCTGGATTTTATGGAACGTGGAAAATATTATGCAGCCCGTATTACAGGGATATCGGATGGCATACTGTATCCGGTGGGAATTGGGCCATGCGGTATAGAAACGACCAGGAAAAATGGAATCATGATGCGGCAGCACCCGGACTATATCTCCGGAGGACAGGTGGAGGACGAAGGGCTTTTCTTTGGACAGAAAAGTAATGCAGCCTACTGTGTGACCAATTTGTCTTTCGCCTTCTACACCACATATGACCCAGTATTTGCGGAAAGAGTTTATCCTTTCATCAGGGCAGTAGCTGAATTTTGGAGACAGTACCTGCAGCTGGACAACGGCAGGTATGTAATTAAAAATGACGCCATCCATGAAGGAACAATTGGGACCGTTAATCCCATTCTTTCCCTGGGGCTTGTAAGGATGGTGTTTACAACGGCAACGGATATGGCGAAATTCCTGAGAAAGGACAGCGAATTGCAGGGACAGTGGCAATACATGCAGGAGAAGATGGCAGCCTATCCTGAACAGATAATGAAAGGACGAAGCGTTTTTCGATATACAGAGGAAGGCACTGCCTGGTGGGGAGATAATACGCTCGGAATCCAGCATATTTACCCAGCCGGACAAATTGGGCCCGACAGCGATACCGCCATACTTCGCACGGCCTTCAATACGGTAGATATAATGAAACGCTGGCGCGATTTTAATGGATCAAATAGTTTCTTCCCCGCTGCTGTACGCATTGGTTATCCGGCAGACAGTATCTGGAACGAACTCCGGACATATAGTAATCATACTTACCCTAATGGCTTCCAGCTCAATAATCCGCATGGGATTGAAAATTGTAGTACCGTTCCGAATACCGTTAATGAAATGCTGTGTATGTCGAATGGAAAAGGCTTGCGCATTTTTGGGTGCTGGCCGCAAAACAGGGACGCTTTTTTTGAAAATATCAGGGCCAGCGGTGCATTCCTGATATCCTCGGCAATAGAGAGTAATCAGGTTGTATTTGTTCGGGTGAAAAGTGAAAAAGGCAGATCCTTAAACCTCCGGAATCCCTGGAGCGGCAAGCCTGTGGAAGTTTATTCGAATAAAAGAGGTACTCGAATCGCAGAAGGCGAATGGTTAAATATAAATACGCTGGCCGGGGAGATGCTGGAATTCAAGCCTGCTCAACGGAGCCCTGCACATTTGTAATCACACATAGCATGCACAAAGAGGTTTGGGAGTTTTTTGTTTAATATAGAACTATACTTGATTAATCAATTGGTTCCCAAAGCTCAATGGCGTTGCCTTCCGGATCAAGAATATGGACGAATTTTCCGTATTCGTAGGTTTTAATATCATCTGTAATGACTACACCATTACTTTTTAGCTCTTCCACCAGCCTTTCAATATTTTCAACGCGGTAGTTGATCATGAAATTCTTTTGTGAGGGGGCAAAGTAGCTGGTGTCATCCGGGAACGGACTCCATGTGGTGGAACCCGTTTTTTCAGGGTTATCGATATCCCTCCAATAAAACGTGGCGCCGTAATCGGTAGCTGGGATACCAAGGTTTTTTGTATACCAGTCATTCATCGCGGCGGCGTCATTACATTTAAAAAATATGCCGCCAATCCCGGTAACTTTTTTCATAAAAATGATGGTTTAAATTGTTCTCTAATTTAGGTACTGGGGAGCATTGATTTATATCTTTTGCGAAGAAAATTTGGTGTTTGCTCAAATTTTTTTGTTTACCAGTCATCTCCTTATATTAAGGAGCCAGATTTATCCCGGCGGGCGATTCGCCTGCCGCTTTTGATTTATCGTGAATATACTTTTTTACTTTTATTATAAGTAATAGCGATATCGATGAACATTGGTATTTCAGGTTCATATCTATCTTTTATGAAGTGACAATCCGCAATCACCTTATCTGTAGCAAGCATATCAATACTCTTACCTCCTGACAAATAAATGATAGTTTTTTTCTAAAAAAGAGACTTTTCATGTCCTCTTTTGAAATATTCAATCGTCATGGTAATAAACATATCATTCTATGACGAAGAAGAAGACGGTTTTGCACATTATTTCCAGTGCCCGGGAAAACGAGTCGTACAGTAAAGGCCTGAGTTTGGCTATTGTTGATAAATTAATCAGCAGGCAGGAAGTTGATGTTGTAATTGAAAGAAATCTGGCAAAGGAATTACCACCATTTCTTCATGGGAATCTGATCGGAGCTTTTTATAAGGACCCGCGGTCAGTAAATGAAGAGGAGCGCCGGTTGTTGGAATATGCCGATGCTGTGGTCAATGATGTAAGCAATGCAGATATTCTGGTACTTGGTACTCCCATGTATAACCTGGGTATGTCGGCCTTACTAAAAGCCTGGATAGATCAATTGGTTCGGGTTGGTGTTACTTATGGTTTTGATGAGAATGGCATGAGAAAGTGCAACCTGAATGGCAAAAAAGTGTATC is part of the Chitinophaga flava genome and encodes:
- a CDS encoding glycosyl hydrolase family 95 catalytic domain-containing protein is translated as MISRFIVCFLFFLSVRLVVGAQDRAEMIISRHKSVFNAVPVKTPNNVAVDGPLLGNGSGAAALGGAPDRLSFYLARNDFWRLKSGFDESFPASLASLVIHIPSLQSATYHVEQDFYNAVTTGDFLKGDTALHMVAWMAAQHDWLIIELKNTGHTMLSGSIELVSPEKGDHKFADSITKGVGPDGILWLKRGFYEDVDIKTRACVSFRVVGSTSGKISLQPGESRTIICASTSGFKGDKAVDRMMTELRKMNPEGIRAAGKKHKDWWHNFWHQSYVSINDSVVEAQYYRSQYTMASCSRDPKFPPGIFGSWITREIPAWNGDYHLNYNYIAPFYALYSSNHLQQAIPYEAPLLDFMERGKYYAARITGISDGILYPVGIGPCGIETTRKNGIMMRQHPDYISGGQVEDEGLFFGQKSNAAYCVTNLSFAFYTTYDPVFAERVYPFIRAVAEFWRQYLQLDNGRYVIKNDAIHEGTIGTVNPILSLGLVRMVFTTATDMAKFLRKDSELQGQWQYMQEKMAAYPEQIMKGRSVFRYTEEGTAWWGDNTLGIQHIYPAGQIGPDSDTAILRTAFNTVDIMKRWRDFNGSNSFFPAAVRIGYPADSIWNELRTYSNHTYPNGFQLNNPHGIENCSTVPNTVNEMLCMSNGKGLRIFGCWPQNRDAFFENIRASGAFLISSAIESNQVVFVRVKSEKGRSLNLRNPWSGKPVEVYSNKRGTRIAEGEWLNINTLAGEMLEFKPAQRSPAHL
- a CDS encoding VOC family protein, with protein sequence MKKVTGIGGIFFKCNDAAAMNDWYTKNLGIPATDYGATFYWRDIDNPEKTGSTTWSPFPDDTSYFAPSQKNFMINYRVENIERLVEELKSNGVVITDDIKTYEYGKFVHILDPEGNAIELWEPID
- a CDS encoding FMN-dependent NADH-azoreductase, which translates into the protein MTKKKTVLHIISSARENESYSKGLSLAIVDKLISRQEVDVVIERNLAKELPPFLHGNLIGAFYKDPRSVNEEERRLLEYADAVVNDVSNADILVLGTPMYNLGMSALLKAWIDQLVRVGVTYGFDENGMRKCNLNGKKVYLAIASGGKLEYWPKDYEFIASHVSAAFNAYVGATEVHTFRVEGTAMPGFQADYQKILESL